The Struthio camelus isolate bStrCam1 chromosome 5, bStrCam1.hap1, whole genome shotgun sequence genome has a segment encoding these proteins:
- the LOC104140383 gene encoding olfactory receptor 4S2 encodes MENVSSVKEFILLGLSKNQGVQKICFVVFLFFYVIIVAGNLLIVITVISSQRLNSPMYFFLCYLSIVDVCYSSVTAPKMIADFLVEKKTISFVGCIAQLFGVHFFGCTEIFILTVMAYDRYIAICRPLHYTTLMTRRVCGWMVIGSWVGGFVHSMVQTLLTTRLPFCGPNQIDHYFCDIHPLLQLACTDTYVVGIIVVANSGMIALSCFFILVMSYMVILFSLKRRMSKGRHKALSTCGSHITVVILFFGPCTFTYIRPSSNLSEDKRVAVFYTVITPMLNPLIYTLRNEEVKSAMRKLWNRKVGSEKGEM; translated from the coding sequence ATGGAGAATGTAAGCAGTGTGAAGGAATTCATTCTTCTGGGCCTTTCAAAGAACCAAGGGGTGCAGAAAATATGTTTTGTGGTGTTTTTATTCTTCTATGTGATTATTGTGGCAGGAAATCTGCTCATTGTTATCACTGTAATTAGCAGTCAACGTCTGAACTCCCCCAtgtatttcttcctctgctacctgTCCATTGTAGATGTATGCTACTCTTCTGTCACAGCTCCCAAAATGATTGCTGACTTCCTTGTTGAGAAGAAAACCATTTCCTTTGTGGGTTGCATAGCACAACTGTTTGGGGTGCATTTCTTTGGCTGCACTGAGATCTTCATCCTCACAGTGATGGCCTATGATCGCTACATTGCCATATGCAGACCCCTCCACTACACCACCCTCATGACCAGGCGCGTGTGTGGCTGGATGGTGATCGGTTCCTGGGTGGGGGGTTTTGTGCACTCCATGGTGCAGACCCTTCTAACCACTAGGCTCCCTTTTTGTGGCCCCAACCAAATTGACCACTACTTCTGTGATATCCACCCCCTGCTACAACTGGCCTGTACCGACACCTATGTCGTGGGCATCATTGTTGTTGCCAATAGTGGAATGATTGCTCTGAGCTGTTTCTTCATCCTGGTCATGTCCTACATGGTCATCTTGTTTTCCTTGAAAAGGCGAATGTCCAAAGGGCGGCACAAAGCCCTCTCCACCTGTGGGTCCCACATTACTGTGGTGATTCTGTTCTTCGGGCCATGCACATTCACCTACATACGCCCATCCAGCAATCTCTCAGAGGACAAAAGGGTGGCTGTGTTTTACACTGTTATCACACCCATGCTGAACCCGCTCATCTACACGTTGAGAAATGAGGAGGTGAAAAGTGCCATGAGAAAACTGTGGAATAGAAAAGTGGGAAGTGAAAAGGGTGAGATGTAG